In one Takifugu flavidus isolate HTHZ2018 chromosome 9, ASM371156v2, whole genome shotgun sequence genomic region, the following are encoded:
- the frmpd1b gene encoding FERM and PDZ domain-containing protein 1 isoform X2 — protein MEEKERCRSRSPARGTSRVQQVVGTIIRRTRESLSRERLLGDGRSQRSNSVSNQYFQAKLTLQITRDPVLDRSTGHGFSLTTNGPLLVRDVVTGSPADGILFPGDQVLQINDTVLEDLSKEQVANILRDLEDCINVTILRHMTNPKSSIMSAEKRARLRSNPVKVRFAEEVVVNGHTQGNSLLFLPNVLKVYLENGQTKAFKFDNTTTVKDIVLTLKDKLSIRAIEYFALVLEQQYSITKLLLLHEDELIQKVVQKKDSHDYRCLFRVSFIPRDPTDLLQDDRTAFEYLFLQSVGDVLQERFAVEMKCNTALRLAALHMHERLDSCGHTRTSIKSITKEFGLESFISPTLLSNMREKDLRKAISYHLKKIQSLLEPRQKVISATQARLAYLTQLGELISYGGRSYTATMMLQDREVLVSLLVGAKYGMSQVINHKLNVISTLVEFSSISRVELLSESDKVSLLRISLHDMKPFALLMDSLAAKDLGCLLGGYYKLLVDPTVSVFRLGRPKVRVHRIPAEEGYVSRCCSDSDDSSDEDDPMDSQNYKCIDSASQDWEERRRQEGEKRREEERKEREEHQGKQEVKIIVTTEGVDNEVEEEGGATGSGMRRFCHIDDEMNTERTWYHTDPRVTSSFSSLSSGSLSAVLEDSNGTAKAPNRLDVRCGQRSSEDGQSLDVHQPYLLDPKRHQGPLRPTNLNYRGNDNCICFADLSKADFLPSPSEATSDDDNDDDDEEEDHDVGKLRRISKIPSSRDLRMIDSIPFEKSPVKRKKKIPPKVPLRTSSIPSNKAGQPEQRFSKDEDGLFLTPSPNPKSTVFLKDAVSESEDEFYDAQERFTPPIPDLSDAELADQRNANRLIGAWNGLPSVTRKEPSSPVYNKTHASIRKKETGKSKDSTNEPTNQQCSPSKPSLKCEVKVKPPLAPKPQLPPKPQIIPPKSPKHGRSYAHCNGDASGRLSSELLEMEPDTMEFKSVTSGGGGLAPSSNLITAVRCTKDLQPVQPQTEENSKKQETAPKQSKDKIDTHVTSFNKSCAANDKEACKDQRSNETALNTKNSPNPPTIPRSNSGTKLAIPPPVPPKPTAATNFHPLSLPASSPVSPTDPNKGIFKDSISPPNGIHPWSSRNGSVGSGGRRVSLSHESLSPKNTDAPLTLTTSLISTNSKGVGCLESKETGRSGSGSDLRTSSSSLGGRLPASSLRGKIQALPWYMTRSQEILGNLDYPSSSSINGDTSGFGSGLSVASGLSDLNKTPVKEKENVNFKSGAKGSFLEDGAEVVIATIKDAEEVSTYMKKANGTNSSHLNLSCRENSLVHRGSVSSEQPQSRPHSAVGLGGVCSMQIGGDSPTSSYTDSTPPQQHREACGCRTVYANCFSGDTEDSVSFDEELTVYEFSRRTNPKPPRPVPASSPTTPCPNPNLLSLLRDNPRPLSTFSTASSEISPLVSRPVSPTTSGGCPLRSLTNKNYGGLKGGFASLRQDIDQLLLVLERGAIEPPQQTSGQESQPDTTDLNHNGTEETTNQTLNLNCTGTSTAAMTEAERTLLQAEARRLASGCQRATRVGWAPDEALRSLSNSFNALVQLSKACLRRNSCTGCDTCQNKSPAHRGDDDDRQEPMDKLKEIVGLYKEFVGAVETAGTGARVGAKASSQTGSGQGEGESDGVRLLAKHCNVLISSVFALTQLFRTCTLSTTDTPGHVPLNF, from the exons atggaggagaaggagcgatGTAGGAGCAGGTCTCCAGCTCGGGGGACCAGTCGGGTGCAGCAGGTGGTGGGAACAATAATACGCCGCACCAGAGAATCGCTGAGCAG AGAGAGGTTGCTAGGCGATGGGAGGTCACAACGCTCCAACAGTGTGTCCAACCAGTACTTCCAGGCCAAGCTTACGCTGCAGATCACCAGAGACCCGGTCCTGGACAGAAGCACTGGACATGGCTTCAGTCTCACTACAAACGGACCCCTGCTGGTCAGGGATGTCGTCACAG GGAGTCCTGCAGATGGGATTCTGTTTCCAGGGGATCAGGTGCTGCAGATTAATGACACAGTTCTGGAGGATTTGAGCAAAGAGCAGGTGGCAAACATCTTAAG GGACTTGGAGGATTGCATAAATGTGACTATCCTGCGACACATGACA AATCCCAAATCATCCATCATGTCAGCAGAGAAGAGGGCTCGTCTGAGGAGTAATCCAGTTAAAGTGCGCTTTGCCGAGGAGGTGGTGGTCAACGGGCACACTCAG GGAAactctcttctctttctgccAAATGTCTTGAAAGTGTACCTGGAAAATGGACAGACAAAAGCCTTCAAGTTCGACAACACCACAACTGTCAAG GACATTGTTTTAACTCTGAAGGATAAACTGTCCATCCGGGCCATCGAGTACTTTGCCCTAGTGCTGGAGCAACAGTACAGCATTactaaactgctgctgctgcatgaaGACGAGCTcatacagaag GTGGTGCAGAAAAAAGACTCACATGACTACAGATGCCTGTTCAGAGTGTCCTTCATCCCCAGAGACCCCacagacctgctgcaggatgatCGCACTGCCTTTGAGTATCTGTTTTTACAG AGTGTTGGGGATGTGCTGCAGGAGCGCTTTGCAGTAGAAATGAAGTGCAACACTGCACTACGCCTGGCTGCACTGCACATGCACGAGAGATTAGACAGTTGTGGACACACCAGGACCTCTATCAAGAGTATCAC GAAGGAGTTTGGCCTTGAGAGTTTCATCTCTCCAACACTACTGAGCAACATGAGGGAGAAGGACCTGAGGAAAGCCATCAGTTACCACCTCAAGAAGATTCAGTCCCTGCTAGAGCCACGGCAGAAG GTGATTTCTGCAACACAAGCGCGGTTGGCCTACCTCACTCAACTGGGAGAGCTCATTTCATACGGGGGGCGATCATATACAGCTACAATGATG CTTCAGGACAGGGAGGTGTTAGTCAGCCTGCTGGTGGGAGCCAAGTATGGGATGAGTCAGGTCATCAACCACAAGCTCAATGTGATATCTACGCTGGTGGagttcagcagcatcagccGAGTGGAGTTGCTGTCAGAGTCTGATAAAGTCAGCCTGCTGCGCATCTCACTGCACGACATGAAG CCGTTTGCCTTACTGATGGACTCTCTGGCAGCCAAAGACTTAGGCTGTCTGCTGGGAGGTTACTACAAACTCCTGGTGGATCCCACTGTCAGTGTCTTCCGTCTGGGGCGCCCAAAAGTGAGGGTGCACCGCATTCCTGctgaagaag GTTACGTGTCACGCTGCTGTAGTGACTCAGATGACTCATCAGATGAAGATGACCCAATGGATTCTCAGAATTACAAATGTATAGACTCAGCAAGTCAGGACTGGGAAGAAAGGAGGCgacaagagggagaaaagaggagggaggaagaaagaaaagaaagggaggagcaccaaggaaaacaggaagtgaaaataaTAGTGACAACGGAAGGTGTCGATAATGAAGtcgaagaggaaggaggggcgACAGGAAGTGGTATGCGTAGATTTTGCCATATTGATGATGAAATGAATACGGAGAGGACCTGGTACCACACGGATCCACGAGTCACTAGCAGCTTCTCCAGTTTGTCAAGTGGCTCCCTGAGTGCTGTCCTAGAGGACAGCAATGGGACAGCCAAAGCCCCAAATCGCCTGGATGTACGCTGTGGTCAACGTTCAAGTGAGGATGGCCAAAGCTTGGATGTTCATCAACCCTACCTCCTAGATCCAAAACGCCACCAAGGGCCTCTACGGCCAACCAACCTCAATTACCGTGGCAACGATAACTGCATTTGCTTTGCTGACCTGTCCAAAGCGGATTTTCTCCCCAGCCCATCCGAGGCGACGAgtgatgatgacaatgatgatgatgatgaggaggaggaccatGATGTGGGGAAACTCAGACGCATTTCCAAGATACCTAGTTCAAGAGATCTGCGAATGATCGACAGCATTCCCTTTGAAAAGTCACcagttaaaagaaagaaaaagattccTCCTAAAGTTCCACTGAGGACAAGCTCCATTCCCAGCAACAAAGCTGGACAGCCAGAGCAACGCTTTTCCAAGGATGAAGATGGTCTCTTTTTGACACCTTCTCCCAACCCGAAATCAACTGTGTTTCTCAAAGACGCTGTCTCTGAATCTGAGGATGAGTTTTATGATGCACAGGAGAGATTTACACCCCCAATTCCTGATCTATCAG ATGCAGAGTTGGCCGATCAACGGAATGCTAATCGTTTGATTGGAGCCTGGAATGGTCTTCCTAGCGTCACGAGAAAAGAGCCATCCTCGCCTGTTTACAATAAAACTCATGCGTCtattagaaagaaagaaactgggAAAAGTAAAGACAGCACAAATGAGCCTACGAATCAACAATGTAGTCCATCGAAACCATCTCTGAAATGTGAAGTTAAGGTCAAACCACCTTTAGCACCAAAGCCCCAGTTGCCTCCCAAACCTCAGATTATTCCTCCCAAGTCCCCCAAGCATGGGAGATCATACGCCCACTGCAATGGGGACGCCTCTGGACGACTGTCATCTGAACTCCTGGAAATGGAGCCAGACACCATGGAGTTCAAATCAGTTacctctggaggaggtggactTGCTCCCTCGTCAAACCTGATCACAGCAGTCCGGTGCACCAAGGACTTACAGCCAGTACAGCCGCAAACAGAGGAAAACTCAAAGAAACAAGAAACTGCTCCGAAACAGAGTAAAGATAAAATCGACACACACGTTACTTCCTTTAACAAATCATGTGCGGCAAACGATAAGGAAGCCTGTAAAGATCAGAGAAGTAATGAAACTGCCCTTAATACAAAAAATTCACCAAATCCACCCACAATTCCTCGAAGTAATTCTGGGACAAAGCTAGCCATTCCTCCACCGGTGCCCCCAAAACCTACTGCTGCAACAAATTTCCACCCCTTATCACTACCTGCCAGCTCTCCAGTTTCCCCAACTGATCCAAATAAAGGGATCTTTAAGGATAGCATCAGTCCACCAAATGGGATCCACCCTTGGAGTAGTCGCAATGGCAGTGTTGGGTCTGGGGGCAGGAGGGTTTCTCTGAGTCATGAAAGCCTCTCACCAAAAAACACTGATGCTCCTCTTACTCTTACCACCTCTCTCATTTCCACCAATTCCAAAGGTGTTGGGTGTCTTGAAAGCAAAGAAACTGGACGTTCTGGTTCAGGATCAGACCTGAGGACCAGCTCATCGAGTCTCGGAGGCAGACTTCCAGCCTCTTCCCTTCGAGGGAAGATCCAAGCGCTGCCTTGGTACATGACTCGTTCTCAGGAAATTTTGGGGAATCTGGACTATCCCTCCTCTAGCTCCATCAACGGGGATACGTCAGGATTCGGTTCTGGTCTGTCTGTAGCCAGCGGTTTGTCAGACTTGAACAAGACTCCGgtgaaggaaaaagagaacGTAAACTTCAAATCTGGAGCGAAAGGAAGCTTTCTAGAGGATGGAGCTGAAGTTGTTATAGCCACCATCAAAGACGCAGAAGAAGTGTCTACATATATGAAAAAGGCTAATGGAACAAATAGCTCACATCTTAAcctcagctgcagagagaaTAGCTTGGTACACCGTGGTAGTGTTTCTTCAGAGCAGCCTCAGTCACGGCCCCATTCGGCTGTGGGGTTGGGAGGCGTGTGTAGTATGCAAATTGGCGGCGATTCGCCGACGTCTTCGTACACAGATAGCACTCCTCCACAACAACACCGCGAAGCCTGTGGCTGCCGCACTGTTTATGCTAACTGCTTCAGTGGCGACACCGAGGATTCTGTAAGCTTTGATGAGGAGCTTACGGTTTACGAGTTCTCCCGCCGCACAAATCCCAAACCTCCCCGACCTGTGCCTGCCTCTTCTCCTACAACACCATGtcccaaccccaaccttctGTCATTACTTAGGGACAACCCTCGCCCCCTCTCCACTTTCTCTACTGCCTCCTCTGAAATCAGTCCTCTAGTTTCACGTCCAGTTTCACCCACAACTTCAGGTGGTTGCCCTCTTCGTTCACTCACAAACAAAAACTATGGTGGACTGAAAGGAGGATTTGCCTCCCTACGTCAAGATATAGATCAGCTTTTGTTGGTTTTAGAGAGGGGGGCCATTGAACCACCCCAACAAACGTCAGGCCAAGAATCACAGCCGGATACTACAGATCTAAATCATAATGGAACTGAAGAAACCACAAATCAAACGCTCAACTTAAATTGTACTGGAACAAGCACTGCTGCCATGACAGAGGCAGAAAGGACTCTTCTCCAGGCAGAGGCTCGGCGTTTGGCATCTGGGTGTCAGCGAGCAACACGCGTAGGCTGGGCTCCAGATGAAGCCCTCCGCTCTCTGTCCAACAGCTTCAACGCTCTGGTTCAGTTGTCCAAAGCTTGTCTGCGAAGAAACTCCTGCACCGGTTGCGACACCTGCCAAAATAAAAGTCCGGCCCACAGAGGTGACGACGATGATAGACAAGAACCCATGGACAAGTTAAAGGAGATAGTGGGACTTTACAAGGAGTTTGTTGGGGCAGTTGAGACAGCTGGAACTGGTGCTCGGGTCGGGGCTAAGGCTTCCTCTCAAACCGGGTCCGGCCAGGGGGAAGGGGAGAGCGACGGGGTTAGGCTGCTAGCGAAACACTGCAACGTGCTCATCTCTTCAGTATTTGCTCTCACACAGCTCTTCCGGACATGCACACTGAGCACCACGGACACGCCCGGGCATGTACCTCTCAACTTTTGA
- the frmpd1b gene encoding FERM and PDZ domain-containing protein 1 isoform X1: MEEKERCRSRSPARGTSRVQQVVGTIIRRTRESLSRERLLGDGRSQRSNSVSNQYFQAKLTLQITRDPVLDRSTGHGFSLTTNGPLLVRDVVTGSPADGILFPGDQVLQINDTVLEDLSKEQVANILRDLEDCINVTILRHMTNPKSSIMSAEKRARLRSNPVKVRFAEEVVVNGHTQGNSLLFLPNVLKVYLENGQTKAFKFDNTTTVKDIVLTLKDKLSIRAIEYFALVLEQQYSITKLLLLHEDELIQKVVQKKDSHDYRCLFRVSFIPRDPTDLLQDDRTAFEYLFLQSVGDVLQERFAVEMKCNTALRLAALHMHERLDSCGHTRTSIKSITKEFGLESFISPTLLSNMREKDLRKAISYHLKKIQSLLEPRQKVISATQARLAYLTQLGELISYGGRSYTATMMLQDREVLVSLLVGAKYGMSQVINHKLNVISTLVEFSSISRVELLSESDKVSLLRISLHDMKPFALLMDSLAAKDLGCLLGGYYKLLVDPTVSVFRLGRPKVRVHRIPAEEGVCGRFAVIEGVCYESLSSYVSRCCSDSDDSSDEDDPMDSQNYKCIDSASQDWEERRRQEGEKRREEERKEREEHQGKQEVKIIVTTEGVDNEVEEEGGATGSGMRRFCHIDDEMNTERTWYHTDPRVTSSFSSLSSGSLSAVLEDSNGTAKAPNRLDVRCGQRSSEDGQSLDVHQPYLLDPKRHQGPLRPTNLNYRGNDNCICFADLSKADFLPSPSEATSDDDNDDDDEEEDHDVGKLRRISKIPSSRDLRMIDSIPFEKSPVKRKKKIPPKVPLRTSSIPSNKAGQPEQRFSKDEDGLFLTPSPNPKSTVFLKDAVSESEDEFYDAQERFTPPIPDLSDAELADQRNANRLIGAWNGLPSVTRKEPSSPVYNKTHASIRKKETGKSKDSTNEPTNQQCSPSKPSLKCEVKVKPPLAPKPQLPPKPQIIPPKSPKHGRSYAHCNGDASGRLSSELLEMEPDTMEFKSVTSGGGGLAPSSNLITAVRCTKDLQPVQPQTEENSKKQETAPKQSKDKIDTHVTSFNKSCAANDKEACKDQRSNETALNTKNSPNPPTIPRSNSGTKLAIPPPVPPKPTAATNFHPLSLPASSPVSPTDPNKGIFKDSISPPNGIHPWSSRNGSVGSGGRRVSLSHESLSPKNTDAPLTLTTSLISTNSKGVGCLESKETGRSGSGSDLRTSSSSLGGRLPASSLRGKIQALPWYMTRSQEILGNLDYPSSSSINGDTSGFGSGLSVASGLSDLNKTPVKEKENVNFKSGAKGSFLEDGAEVVIATIKDAEEVSTYMKKANGTNSSHLNLSCRENSLVHRGSVSSEQPQSRPHSAVGLGGVCSMQIGGDSPTSSYTDSTPPQQHREACGCRTVYANCFSGDTEDSVSFDEELTVYEFSRRTNPKPPRPVPASSPTTPCPNPNLLSLLRDNPRPLSTFSTASSEISPLVSRPVSPTTSGGCPLRSLTNKNYGGLKGGFASLRQDIDQLLLVLERGAIEPPQQTSGQESQPDTTDLNHNGTEETTNQTLNLNCTGTSTAAMTEAERTLLQAEARRLASGCQRATRVGWAPDEALRSLSNSFNALVQLSKACLRRNSCTGCDTCQNKSPAHRGDDDDRQEPMDKLKEIVGLYKEFVGAVETAGTGARVGAKASSQTGSGQGEGESDGVRLLAKHCNVLISSVFALTQLFRTCTLSTTDTPGHVPLNF; encoded by the exons atggaggagaaggagcgatGTAGGAGCAGGTCTCCAGCTCGGGGGACCAGTCGGGTGCAGCAGGTGGTGGGAACAATAATACGCCGCACCAGAGAATCGCTGAGCAG AGAGAGGTTGCTAGGCGATGGGAGGTCACAACGCTCCAACAGTGTGTCCAACCAGTACTTCCAGGCCAAGCTTACGCTGCAGATCACCAGAGACCCGGTCCTGGACAGAAGCACTGGACATGGCTTCAGTCTCACTACAAACGGACCCCTGCTGGTCAGGGATGTCGTCACAG GGAGTCCTGCAGATGGGATTCTGTTTCCAGGGGATCAGGTGCTGCAGATTAATGACACAGTTCTGGAGGATTTGAGCAAAGAGCAGGTGGCAAACATCTTAAG GGACTTGGAGGATTGCATAAATGTGACTATCCTGCGACACATGACA AATCCCAAATCATCCATCATGTCAGCAGAGAAGAGGGCTCGTCTGAGGAGTAATCCAGTTAAAGTGCGCTTTGCCGAGGAGGTGGTGGTCAACGGGCACACTCAG GGAAactctcttctctttctgccAAATGTCTTGAAAGTGTACCTGGAAAATGGACAGACAAAAGCCTTCAAGTTCGACAACACCACAACTGTCAAG GACATTGTTTTAACTCTGAAGGATAAACTGTCCATCCGGGCCATCGAGTACTTTGCCCTAGTGCTGGAGCAACAGTACAGCATTactaaactgctgctgctgcatgaaGACGAGCTcatacagaag GTGGTGCAGAAAAAAGACTCACATGACTACAGATGCCTGTTCAGAGTGTCCTTCATCCCCAGAGACCCCacagacctgctgcaggatgatCGCACTGCCTTTGAGTATCTGTTTTTACAG AGTGTTGGGGATGTGCTGCAGGAGCGCTTTGCAGTAGAAATGAAGTGCAACACTGCACTACGCCTGGCTGCACTGCACATGCACGAGAGATTAGACAGTTGTGGACACACCAGGACCTCTATCAAGAGTATCAC GAAGGAGTTTGGCCTTGAGAGTTTCATCTCTCCAACACTACTGAGCAACATGAGGGAGAAGGACCTGAGGAAAGCCATCAGTTACCACCTCAAGAAGATTCAGTCCCTGCTAGAGCCACGGCAGAAG GTGATTTCTGCAACACAAGCGCGGTTGGCCTACCTCACTCAACTGGGAGAGCTCATTTCATACGGGGGGCGATCATATACAGCTACAATGATG CTTCAGGACAGGGAGGTGTTAGTCAGCCTGCTGGTGGGAGCCAAGTATGGGATGAGTCAGGTCATCAACCACAAGCTCAATGTGATATCTACGCTGGTGGagttcagcagcatcagccGAGTGGAGTTGCTGTCAGAGTCTGATAAAGTCAGCCTGCTGCGCATCTCACTGCACGACATGAAG CCGTTTGCCTTACTGATGGACTCTCTGGCAGCCAAAGACTTAGGCTGTCTGCTGGGAGGTTACTACAAACTCCTGGTGGATCCCACTGTCAGTGTCTTCCGTCTGGGGCGCCCAAAAGTGAGGGTGCACCGCATTCCTGctgaagaaggtgtgtgtgggaggttcGCCGTAATAGAGGGCGTGTGCTATGAATCCCTATCAA GTTACGTGTCACGCTGCTGTAGTGACTCAGATGACTCATCAGATGAAGATGACCCAATGGATTCTCAGAATTACAAATGTATAGACTCAGCAAGTCAGGACTGGGAAGAAAGGAGGCgacaagagggagaaaagaggagggaggaagaaagaaaagaaagggaggagcaccaaggaaaacaggaagtgaaaataaTAGTGACAACGGAAGGTGTCGATAATGAAGtcgaagaggaaggaggggcgACAGGAAGTGGTATGCGTAGATTTTGCCATATTGATGATGAAATGAATACGGAGAGGACCTGGTACCACACGGATCCACGAGTCACTAGCAGCTTCTCCAGTTTGTCAAGTGGCTCCCTGAGTGCTGTCCTAGAGGACAGCAATGGGACAGCCAAAGCCCCAAATCGCCTGGATGTACGCTGTGGTCAACGTTCAAGTGAGGATGGCCAAAGCTTGGATGTTCATCAACCCTACCTCCTAGATCCAAAACGCCACCAAGGGCCTCTACGGCCAACCAACCTCAATTACCGTGGCAACGATAACTGCATTTGCTTTGCTGACCTGTCCAAAGCGGATTTTCTCCCCAGCCCATCCGAGGCGACGAgtgatgatgacaatgatgatgatgatgaggaggaggaccatGATGTGGGGAAACTCAGACGCATTTCCAAGATACCTAGTTCAAGAGATCTGCGAATGATCGACAGCATTCCCTTTGAAAAGTCACcagttaaaagaaagaaaaagattccTCCTAAAGTTCCACTGAGGACAAGCTCCATTCCCAGCAACAAAGCTGGACAGCCAGAGCAACGCTTTTCCAAGGATGAAGATGGTCTCTTTTTGACACCTTCTCCCAACCCGAAATCAACTGTGTTTCTCAAAGACGCTGTCTCTGAATCTGAGGATGAGTTTTATGATGCACAGGAGAGATTTACACCCCCAATTCCTGATCTATCAG ATGCAGAGTTGGCCGATCAACGGAATGCTAATCGTTTGATTGGAGCCTGGAATGGTCTTCCTAGCGTCACGAGAAAAGAGCCATCCTCGCCTGTTTACAATAAAACTCATGCGTCtattagaaagaaagaaactgggAAAAGTAAAGACAGCACAAATGAGCCTACGAATCAACAATGTAGTCCATCGAAACCATCTCTGAAATGTGAAGTTAAGGTCAAACCACCTTTAGCACCAAAGCCCCAGTTGCCTCCCAAACCTCAGATTATTCCTCCCAAGTCCCCCAAGCATGGGAGATCATACGCCCACTGCAATGGGGACGCCTCTGGACGACTGTCATCTGAACTCCTGGAAATGGAGCCAGACACCATGGAGTTCAAATCAGTTacctctggaggaggtggactTGCTCCCTCGTCAAACCTGATCACAGCAGTCCGGTGCACCAAGGACTTACAGCCAGTACAGCCGCAAACAGAGGAAAACTCAAAGAAACAAGAAACTGCTCCGAAACAGAGTAAAGATAAAATCGACACACACGTTACTTCCTTTAACAAATCATGTGCGGCAAACGATAAGGAAGCCTGTAAAGATCAGAGAAGTAATGAAACTGCCCTTAATACAAAAAATTCACCAAATCCACCCACAATTCCTCGAAGTAATTCTGGGACAAAGCTAGCCATTCCTCCACCGGTGCCCCCAAAACCTACTGCTGCAACAAATTTCCACCCCTTATCACTACCTGCCAGCTCTCCAGTTTCCCCAACTGATCCAAATAAAGGGATCTTTAAGGATAGCATCAGTCCACCAAATGGGATCCACCCTTGGAGTAGTCGCAATGGCAGTGTTGGGTCTGGGGGCAGGAGGGTTTCTCTGAGTCATGAAAGCCTCTCACCAAAAAACACTGATGCTCCTCTTACTCTTACCACCTCTCTCATTTCCACCAATTCCAAAGGTGTTGGGTGTCTTGAAAGCAAAGAAACTGGACGTTCTGGTTCAGGATCAGACCTGAGGACCAGCTCATCGAGTCTCGGAGGCAGACTTCCAGCCTCTTCCCTTCGAGGGAAGATCCAAGCGCTGCCTTGGTACATGACTCGTTCTCAGGAAATTTTGGGGAATCTGGACTATCCCTCCTCTAGCTCCATCAACGGGGATACGTCAGGATTCGGTTCTGGTCTGTCTGTAGCCAGCGGTTTGTCAGACTTGAACAAGACTCCGgtgaaggaaaaagagaacGTAAACTTCAAATCTGGAGCGAAAGGAAGCTTTCTAGAGGATGGAGCTGAAGTTGTTATAGCCACCATCAAAGACGCAGAAGAAGTGTCTACATATATGAAAAAGGCTAATGGAACAAATAGCTCACATCTTAAcctcagctgcagagagaaTAGCTTGGTACACCGTGGTAGTGTTTCTTCAGAGCAGCCTCAGTCACGGCCCCATTCGGCTGTGGGGTTGGGAGGCGTGTGTAGTATGCAAATTGGCGGCGATTCGCCGACGTCTTCGTACACAGATAGCACTCCTCCACAACAACACCGCGAAGCCTGTGGCTGCCGCACTGTTTATGCTAACTGCTTCAGTGGCGACACCGAGGATTCTGTAAGCTTTGATGAGGAGCTTACGGTTTACGAGTTCTCCCGCCGCACAAATCCCAAACCTCCCCGACCTGTGCCTGCCTCTTCTCCTACAACACCATGtcccaaccccaaccttctGTCATTACTTAGGGACAACCCTCGCCCCCTCTCCACTTTCTCTACTGCCTCCTCTGAAATCAGTCCTCTAGTTTCACGTCCAGTTTCACCCACAACTTCAGGTGGTTGCCCTCTTCGTTCACTCACAAACAAAAACTATGGTGGACTGAAAGGAGGATTTGCCTCCCTACGTCAAGATATAGATCAGCTTTTGTTGGTTTTAGAGAGGGGGGCCATTGAACCACCCCAACAAACGTCAGGCCAAGAATCACAGCCGGATACTACAGATCTAAATCATAATGGAACTGAAGAAACCACAAATCAAACGCTCAACTTAAATTGTACTGGAACAAGCACTGCTGCCATGACAGAGGCAGAAAGGACTCTTCTCCAGGCAGAGGCTCGGCGTTTGGCATCTGGGTGTCAGCGAGCAACACGCGTAGGCTGGGCTCCAGATGAAGCCCTCCGCTCTCTGTCCAACAGCTTCAACGCTCTGGTTCAGTTGTCCAAAGCTTGTCTGCGAAGAAACTCCTGCACCGGTTGCGACACCTGCCAAAATAAAAGTCCGGCCCACAGAGGTGACGACGATGATAGACAAGAACCCATGGACAAGTTAAAGGAGATAGTGGGACTTTACAAGGAGTTTGTTGGGGCAGTTGAGACAGCTGGAACTGGTGCTCGGGTCGGGGCTAAGGCTTCCTCTCAAACCGGGTCCGGCCAGGGGGAAGGGGAGAGCGACGGGGTTAGGCTGCTAGCGAAACACTGCAACGTGCTCATCTCTTCAGTATTTGCTCTCACACAGCTCTTCCGGACATGCACACTGAGCACCACGGACACGCCCGGGCATGTACCTCTCAACTTTTGA